Proteins encoded together in one Meles meles chromosome 7, mMelMel3.1 paternal haplotype, whole genome shotgun sequence window:
- the GALNT4 gene encoding polypeptide N-acetylgalactosaminyltransferase 4, translating into MAVRWTWAGKSCLLLALLTVAYILVELSVSTFHASPAADLAREQGPKQLSDPWEKAEDLSRPLYKKPPADSHALGEWGKASKLQLSEGELKQQEELIERYAINIYLSDRISLHRHIEDKRMYECKSKKFNYRRLPTTSVIIAFYNEAWSTLLRTIHSVLETSPAVLLKEIILVDDLSDRVYLKTQLETYISNLDRVRLIRTNKREGLVRARLIGATFATGDVLTFLDCHCECNSGWLEPLLERISNDETAIVCPVIDTIDWNTFEFYMQTGEPMIGGFDWRLTFQWHSVPKHERDRRKSRIDPIRSPTMAGGLFAVSKKYFQYLGTYDTGMEVWGGENLELSFRVWQCGGKLEIHPCSHVGHVFPKRAPYARPNFLQNTARAAEVWMDEYKEHFYNRNPPARKEAYGDISERKLLRERLKCQSFDWYLKNVFSNLHVPEDRPGWHGAVRSMGIPSECLDYNSPDNNPTGANLSLFGCHGQGGNQFFEYTSNKEIRFNSVTELCAEVPEQKKNVGMQNCPKDGFPIPANIIWHFKEDGTIFHPHSGLCLSAFRTPEGRPDVQMRTCDALDKNQIWKFEK; encoded by the coding sequence ATGGCCGTGAGGTGGACCTGGGCAGGCAAAAGCTGCCTGTTGCTGGCGCTTTTAACAGTGGCCTATATCCTGGTGGAACTCTCGGTCTCCACTTTCCATGCCTCCCCAGCAGCCGACCTTGCCAGGGAGCAGGGGCCAAAACAGCTTTCAGACCCCTgggaaaaggcagaggatttGTCTCGACCGCTCTACAAGAAGCCGCCTGCAGACTCCCATGCGCTTGGGGAGTGGGGCAAAGCCAGCAAACTCCAGCTCAGCGAGGGTGAATTGAAGCAGCAGGAAGAACTTATTGAGAGATATGCCATTAATATTTATCTCAGTGACAGGATCTCCCTTCATCGCCACATAGAGGACAAGAGAATGTATGAGTGCAAATCCAAGAAGTTTAATTACAGGAGACTTCCCACCACCTCTGTTATCATTGCTTTCTATAATGAAGCCTGGTCGACTTTGCTCCGCACCATCCACAGTGTTTTAGAAACTTCTCCTGCAGTCCTTTTGAAAGAGATCATCTTAGTGGATGACTTGAGTGACAGAGTTTATTTGAAGACACAGCTTGAAACTTACATCAGCAATCTTGATAGAGTCCGCCTGATTAGAACAAATAAGCGGGAGGGGCTGGTTAGAGCCCGCCTGATTGGGGCCACTTTTGCCACTGGGGATGTCCTCACTTTCCTGGATTGTCACTGTGAGTGTAATTCTGGTTGGTTAGAACCACTTCTGGAAAGAATTAGTAACGATGAGACGGCAATTGTTTGTCCTGTTATAGATACCATTGATTGGAATACTTTTGAATTCTATATGCAGACCGGGGAGCCCATGATTGGTGGATTTGACTGGCGCTTAACCTTCCAGTGGCATTCTGTCCCCAAGCACGAAAGAGACAGACGGAAATCGAGAATTGACCCAATCAGATCACCCACCATGGCTGGAGGACTGTTTGCTGTCAGCAAGAAATATTTTCAGTACCTTGGAACGTATGACACTGGAATGGAAGTGTGGGGAGGTGAAAACCTTGAGCTGTCTTTTAGGGTCTGGCAGTGTGGAGGTAAATTGGAGATCCACCCATGTTCCCACGTGGGGCACGTATTCCCCAAGCGGGCGCCCTATGCTCGGCCTAATTTCCTACAGAATACTGCTCGGGCAGCAGAAGTGTGGATGGACGAGTACAAAGAGCATTTCTACAATCGAAACCCTCCAGCAAGGAAGGAAGCTTATGGTgatatttctgaaagaaaattacTACGCGAACGGCTGAAGTGCCAGAGTTTTGACTGGTATTTGAAAAACGTATTTTCTAATTTACACGTCCCAGAGGATAGGCCAGGCTGGCATGGAGCTGTCCGCAGTATGGGAATCCCTTCTGAATGTTTAGATTATAATTCTCCTGACAACAACCCCACAGGTGCTAACCTTTCCCTGTTTGGATGCCATGGTCAAGGAGGCAATCAATTCTTTGAATATActtcaaacaaagaaataaggtTTAACTCTGTGACAGAGTTATGTGCAGAGGTtcctgagcaaaaaaaaaatgtaggaatgCAAAATTGTCCAAAAGATGGGTTCCCTATCCCCGCAAACATTATTTGGCATTTTAAGGAAGATGGAACCATTTTTCATCCACACTCGGGGCTGTGTCTTAGTGCTTTTCGGACACCTGAGGGTCGACCTGATGTTCAAATGAGAACTTGTGATGCTCTAGATAAAAATCAAATCTGGAAGTTTGAGAAATAG